In Helicobacter bilis, a genomic segment contains:
- a CDS encoding heat shock protein transcriptional repressor HspR produces MDASYDEPVFLISVVAKILDIHPQTLRQYEKEGLIEPSRTDGKMRLYSQRDMDKIKTILKLTRDLGVNLAGVDIILRLKERMDELDSLNDDLRNNLHKQQSTKSVSGDLTIIKSSYELVLHSKK; encoded by the coding sequence ATGGATGCAAGTTATGATGAACCGGTTTTTTTGATTAGCGTAGTAGCAAAGATACTTGATATTCACCCGCAGACTTTGCGGCAATATGAGAAAGAAGGGCTTATTGAGCCTTCACGCACTGATGGGAAAATGCGACTTTATTCACAGCGAGATATGGATAAGATTAAGACGATTTTAAAGCTTACTAGAGATTTGGGTGTGAATCTTGCTGGTGTGGATATTATCCTGCGATTAAAAGAGAGAATGGATGAGCTTGATAGCTTAAATGATGATTTGCGAAATAATTTGCATAAACAGCAAAGCACAAAGAGTGTATCAGGCGATTTAACGATTATAAAAAGCTCTTATGAGCTTGTTTTGCATTCAAAAAAGTAA
- a CDS encoding DnaJ C-terminal domain-containing protein yields MAKSLYQTLNISENASADEIKKAYRKLARQYHPDVNKSAEAEEKFKEINGAYEILSDPQKKAEYDQYGDSMFNGQNFSDFSRSYQSADLNDILKNIFGARGRGFNGSNSGFSSFNFGFDNGMGDGIDLDIEARASISLKSALLGDTLRLHLNGSSFELKIPEGITSGSKLRAKGKGKKLGNMVGDAIITIEIAPEEGYSIDGYNLTQVVEVPLKAMLFGDKASIKTAREEMIIKIPANTQNGKKMRIKNKGFKDRKTGQYGDLILQVYAKLPDSNTLSDELKELLQKEL; encoded by the coding sequence ATGGCAAAAAGTTTATATCAAACATTAAATATTAGTGAAAATGCAAGTGCTGATGAGATCAAAAAGGCATACAGAAAGCTTGCAAGACAATATCACCCCGATGTGAATAAGTCCGCAGAAGCTGAAGAAAAGTTTAAAGAGATAAATGGTGCGTATGAGATTCTAAGCGATCCGCAAAAAAAGGCTGAATACGATCAATATGGCGACAGCATGTTTAATGGGCAAAATTTCAGTGATTTTAGTCGCTCTTATCAAAGTGCTGATTTAAATGATATTTTAAAGAATATTTTTGGTGCGCGTGGCAGGGGTTTTAATGGTAGTAATTCAGGGTTTAGCTCATTTAACTTTGGTTTTGATAATGGTATGGGTGATGGCATTGACTTAGACATTGAAGCAAGGGCGAGTATATCGCTTAAAAGCGCGTTGTTGGGCGATACTTTGCGTTTGCACTTAAATGGGTCTAGCTTTGAGTTAAAGATACCAGAGGGCATTACAAGCGGTTCAAAACTTCGTGCAAAAGGTAAAGGTAAAAAGCTTGGCAATATGGTGGGCGATGCGATCATCACCATTGAGATAGCACCAGAAGAAGGGTATAGCATTGATGGTTATAATCTCACTCAAGTTGTAGAAGTGCCACTCAAAGCAATGCTTTTTGGAGATAAGGCAAGCATTAAAACAGCAAGGGAAGAAATGATTATTAAGATTCCAGCAAATACGCAAAATGGTAAGAAAATGCGGATTAAAAACAAAGGTTTTAAAGATAGAAAGACGGGGCAATATGGGGATTTAATCCTGCAAGTCTATGCGAAATTGCCAGATTCTAATACGCTAAGCGATGAGTTAAAAGAGTTGTTACAAAAAGAACTATAA
- a CDS encoding type II asparaginase, translating into MLQALSIETAQVSKKPNVVILATGGTIAGSIDSNIKTTGYTAGVVGVDVLINAVPEIKNLANIKGEQIANIDSADMTDEIWLTLGKRVNSLLASPDVDGIVITHGTDTMEETAFFLHLIIKSDKPVVLVGAMRPSTAMSADGPKNLYNAVALAASPKARNKGVMIAMNDRIQSARGATKTHALNVETFKSPNSGDMGYILDGNVFFNYAPLQPHTRKSIFNIDRIESLPKVDILYSYANDGSGVAAKALFKAGTKGIVVAGTGAGSIHKYQKEVLKSLMQQGLVVVQSSRVGSGIVLANSDDSKLGFIGAHDLNPQKARILLMLALTKTNKTDAIAKIFETY; encoded by the coding sequence ATGTTACAAGCATTATCGATTGAGACGGCACAAGTCTCAAAAAAGCCAAATGTTGTTATCCTAGCGACTGGCGGGACTATTGCGGGATCGATTGATTCTAATATCAAAACGACTGGTTATACTGCGGGTGTTGTGGGTGTTGATGTATTGATTAATGCTGTGCCAGAGATTAAGAATCTTGCTAACATTAAAGGAGAGCAAATCGCAAATATCGATAGTGCGGATATGACTGATGAGATATGGCTCACTCTTGGAAAACGCGTAAATAGCCTTTTAGCAAGCCCTGATGTAGATGGTATCGTTATCACACATGGCACAGATACAATGGAAGAAACTGCGTTTTTCTTGCATTTAATAATTAAGAGTGATAAGCCTGTCGTGCTAGTAGGTGCTATGCGACCAAGCACAGCTATGAGTGCTGATGGTCCTAAGAATCTCTATAATGCAGTAGCCCTTGCTGCAAGTCCAAAGGCACGAAATAAAGGCGTTATGATTGCTATGAATGATAGGATTCAGAGTGCAAGAGGTGCTACAAAAACACATGCCCTAAATGTTGAGACTTTTAAGTCCCCAAATAGTGGCGATATGGGCTATATCCTTGATGGTAATGTATTTTTTAACTATGCTCCATTGCAACCACACACAAGAAAAAGCATCTTTAATATAGATAGAATAGAATCTTTGCCAAAAGTTGATATATTATATTCTTATGCAAATGATGGCTCTGGTGTTGCTGCTAAGGCTTTATTTAAAGCTGGCACAAAGGGCATAGTTGTAGCTGGAACTGGTGCTGGTAGTATCCATAAATATCAAAAAGAAGTGCTAAAAAGTCTTATGCAGCAGGGCTTAGTAGTCGTGCAAAGCTCAAGAGTTGGCTCTGGCATTGTCCTTGCAAATAGTGATGATTCTAAGCTAGGATTTATCGGTGCACATGATCTAAATCCACAAAAAGCACGAATTTTACTCATGCTTGCTTTGACAAAAACAAATAAAACAGATGCTATTGCAAAGATTTTTGAAACTTATTAA
- a CDS encoding chemotaxis protein CheW — MDNNALKDVFAKQQKQNVGEELHSDSEHIVQLIGFVVGTEEFAVPILNVKEIIKPIDFTRVPGTPNYVMGVFNLRGNVYPLINLRMKFGIPQTKQDKDTRYLVVNHNDEIAGFVIDKLTEAIRIDENQIDPIPDTFNEQENLLYGIAKQGDRLTTILRVDNLLKRNF, encoded by the coding sequence ATGGATAATAACGCATTAAAAGATGTATTTGCAAAACAGCAAAAGCAAAATGTGGGAGAAGAGTTGCATAGTGATTCTGAACATATCGTGCAATTAATTGGTTTTGTGGTGGGAACTGAAGAGTTTGCAGTGCCTATTTTAAATGTTAAAGAGATTATAAAACCTATTGATTTCACTCGTGTGCCGGGTACTCCAAATTATGTAATGGGTGTATTTAACCTGCGTGGAAATGTATATCCACTCATTAATCTTAGAATGAAGTTTGGTATCCCACAAACAAAACAGGATAAAGATACACGCTATTTAGTTGTGAATCATAATGATGAAATCGCTGGTTTTGTTATCGATAAATTGACAGAAGCCATAAGGATTGATGAGAATCAAATCGATCCTATACCCGATACTTTCAATGAGCAAGAAAACTTATTATATGGCATTGCAAAGCAAGGTGATAGATTAACTACAATATTACGCGTTGATAATCTTTTGAAAAGAAATTTCTAA
- a CDS encoding hybrid sensor histidine kinase/response regulator has protein sequence MNDDMQEIMEDFLIEAFEMVEQLDQDLVELENNPEDLDLLNRIFRVAHTIKGSSSFLNFDVLTHLTHNMEDVLNKARRGELKITPDVMDVILESIDLMKALLSVIRDNGTDANSGIDVSDCVKRLQAISKGEAIDEATAESPATEAAPTQEAQQANTESSSTESAESASADSEEEPDYANMSPEEVEAEIARLLAKRQEEDKKRRQEKKQEEAQAKATEQKATPAAAPAAKAAPKAEAGGQKAPSVAVEPTVRVDVKRLDHLMNLIGELVLGKNRLIRIYGDVEERYDGEKFLEELNQVVSSISTVTTDLQLAVMKTRMLPVGKVFSKFPRMVRDLSRELGKNIDLIISGEETELDKSIVEEIGDPLIHIIRNSCDHGIEVPDVRKANGKSEVGKVELKAYNEGNHIVIEIKDDGKGLDAEMLKKKAIEKGLINERDAENMSEKEAFGIIFRPGFSTAASITNVSGRGVGMDVVKTNVEKLNGIIEIDSELGVGTTQKLKIPLTLAIMQALLVGVQEECYAIPLSSVLETVRVSQEEIYTVDGKSVLRLRDEVLSLVRLADIFKVDSVLESLNEVYVVIIGLAEQKIGVIVDYLIGQEEVVIKSLGYYLKGTEGIAGATVRGDGKITLIADVAAMMDMAKDVKVNVNNLISQNTAAKAKNSPSDYIVLAIDDSTTDRTIMKKCLKPLGVTVLEASNGLEGLEIVKSGDHDLDAVLVDIEMPRMDGYTFASEVRKYNRFKNLPLIAVTSRTSKTDRMRGVESGMTEYITKPYTPEYLLNVVKRNINLQVDGE, from the coding sequence ATGAATGATGATATGCAAGAGATAATGGAGGACTTTCTGATTGAAGCCTTTGAGATGGTCGAGCAACTTGACCAAGATTTGGTTGAATTAGAAAATAACCCTGAAGATTTAGATTTATTAAACAGGATTTTTAGGGTAGCACACACTATAAAAGGTTCAAGTTCATTCTTAAATTTTGATGTTTTAACACATTTAACACACAATATGGAAGATGTGCTTAACAAAGCTCGTAGGGGTGAGCTTAAAATCACACCTGATGTGATGGATGTGATTCTAGAATCTATTGACTTAATGAAAGCTCTTTTAAGCGTTATCCGTGATAATGGGACTGATGCAAATAGTGGTATTGATGTAAGTGATTGCGTAAAGCGTTTGCAAGCTATCTCAAAAGGTGAAGCGATCGATGAAGCAACCGCAGAATCTCCAGCTACAGAGGCAGCACCTACACAAGAAGCACAACAGGCTAATACAGAATCTAGTAGCACAGAGAGTGCAGAATCTGCGTCAGCAGATTCTGAAGAAGAGCCAGATTATGCTAATATGTCGCCAGAAGAAGTAGAAGCAGAAATAGCAAGATTGCTTGCAAAAAGACAAGAAGAAGATAAGAAGAGAAGGCAAGAGAAAAAGCAAGAAGAAGCACAAGCAAAAGCCACAGAACAAAAGGCAACGCCTGCTGCAGCCCCAGCCGCAAAGGCAGCACCTAAAGCGGAAGCAGGTGGGCAAAAAGCACCTTCTGTTGCAGTAGAACCAACCGTGCGTGTAGATGTAAAAAGACTTGATCACCTTATGAATCTTATTGGGGAATTAGTTTTAGGTAAAAACAGACTCATTAGAATCTATGGTGATGTTGAAGAGCGATATGATGGGGAGAAATTCCTTGAAGAGTTGAATCAAGTCGTAAGCTCAATTAGCACTGTAACGACAGATTTACAACTTGCGGTTATGAAAACAAGAATGCTTCCTGTTGGTAAGGTGTTTAGTAAATTCCCAAGAATGGTGCGAGATCTAAGCAGGGAGCTTGGCAAAAACATTGATCTAATCATTAGTGGTGAAGAAACAGAACTTGATAAATCCATTGTAGAAGAGATTGGCGATCCTCTTATCCATATTATTAGAAACTCATGCGACCATGGTATCGAAGTGCCAGATGTGCGAAAAGCAAATGGTAAAAGTGAAGTTGGTAAAGTCGAGCTTAAGGCTTATAATGAAGGAAATCATATCGTCATTGAGATTAAAGATGATGGTAAGGGGCTTGATGCTGAAATGCTGAAAAAGAAAGCTATTGAAAAAGGGCTTATTAATGAACGAGATGCTGAAAACATGAGTGAAAAGGAAGCGTTTGGCATCATTTTTAGACCGGGCTTTTCTACCGCGGCAAGCATTACGAATGTAAGCGGTCGTGGCGTGGGCATGGATGTTGTGAAAACAAATGTTGAAAAGCTTAATGGTATCATAGAAATAGATTCTGAACTTGGCGTAGGCACGACACAGAAGTTAAAGATTCCATTAACACTAGCTATTATGCAAGCCTTGCTTGTTGGAGTGCAAGAAGAATGCTATGCTATACCACTTAGCTCGGTATTAGAAACCGTGCGTGTATCACAAGAAGAGATTTACACAGTTGATGGTAAAAGCGTATTGAGACTAAGAGATGAGGTATTAAGCCTTGTGCGATTAGCAGATATTTTCAAGGTAGATTCTGTTTTAGAAAGTCTTAATGAAGTCTATGTTGTTATCATCGGTTTAGCGGAGCAAAAAATCGGTGTAATTGTGGATTATCTCATCGGGCAAGAAGAGGTTGTTATTAAAAGTTTGGGCTACTATCTCAAAGGCACAGAGGGTATTGCTGGAGCGACTGTTAGGGGAGATGGTAAGATTACCTTAATCGCTGATGTTGCCGCAATGATGGATATGGCAAAAGATGTTAAGGTAAACGTGAATAATCTTATCTCTCAAAACACTGCGGCAAAAGCTAAAAACTCACCAAGCGATTACATTGTATTGGCAATCGATGATAGCACAACAGATAGAACGATTATGAAAAAATGCTTGAAACCTTTAGGTGTTACAGTGCTTGAAGCAAGCAATGGACTAGAGGGACTTGAGATTGTAAAAAGTGGCGATCATGACCTTGATGCTGTGCTTGTTGATATTGAAATGCCTAGAATGGATGGCTACACTTTTGCAAGTGAAGTAAGAAAATACAATCGCTTTAAAAACTTGCCACTCATCGCAGTAACGAGCAGGACAAGCAAAACGGATAGAATGCGTGGTGTAGAATCTGGTATGACAGAATATATTACAAAGCCATATACGCCTGAATATTTGTTGAATGTCGTAAAACGAAATATTAACTTGCAAGTAGATGGAGAATAA
- a CDS encoding chemotaxis protein CheV encodes MEQKKAYQTKISSNEIELVDFRINEQTNGEVYEGIYGINVAKVQEIIQMPETFELPASPDYVIGVFDLRGIIIPLVDLATWLNIKDREADLPLHKKRVIITEFNNLKIGFLVHEAKLIRRIGWDNVQAAQFSSNSHNLERGKITGTTRIEDGKTLLILDLEGIVDDLDFYSDKQDKKELQEVTKKFSGHVLIVDDSTIARSLLKKNLKKMGFTVIEAHDGEMALQTLNDLYVEKNGNLTSFIRFIISDIEMPKMDGFHFAEIIKSDERFQSIPFIFNSSICDKFSEQKGRDIGADAYLVKFDAQTFYDEIIKILE; translated from the coding sequence ATGGAACAGAAAAAAGCATATCAGACAAAAATATCCTCCAATGAAATAGAATTGGTAGATTTTAGAATCAATGAACAAACTAATGGCGAAGTATATGAGGGTATCTATGGTATAAATGTCGCAAAAGTCCAAGAGATTATACAAATGCCAGAAACTTTTGAATTACCAGCTAGTCCAGATTATGTCATCGGTGTATTTGATCTTAGAGGTATTATTATACCCCTTGTAGATTTAGCAACATGGCTTAATATTAAGGATAGGGAAGCAGATTTGCCCTTGCATAAAAAACGAGTGATTATCACTGAATTTAATAATTTAAAGATAGGTTTTTTGGTGCATGAAGCAAAGCTTATTAGACGTATAGGCTGGGATAATGTCCAAGCAGCACAATTTAGCTCAAATAGCCATAATTTAGAACGCGGTAAAATCACAGGCACAACACGCATAGAAGATGGCAAAACACTTTTAATCCTTGATTTAGAGGGCATTGTTGATGATCTCGATTTTTATAGTGATAAACAAGATAAAAAAGAGTTGCAAGAAGTAACTAAGAAGTTTAGCGGACATGTATTAATCGTAGATGATAGCACTATTGCTCGCTCTTTATTGAAAAAGAATCTCAAAAAAATGGGCTTTACCGTGATTGAAGCACATGATGGCGAAATGGCATTGCAAACGCTAAATGACTTGTATGTGGAAAAAAATGGAAATCTCACTTCATTTATACGCTTTATTATCTCTGATATTGAAATGCCTAAAATGGATGGCTTCCATTTCGCAGAAATCATTAAAAGCGATGAAAGATTCCAATCTATACCATTTATATTTAACTCGTCCATTTGTGATAAATTTAGTGAGCAAAAAGGGCGAGATATTGGTGCGGATGCCTATTTAGTAAAGTTTGATGCACAGACTTTTTATGATGAAATTATAAAAATTTTGGAATAA
- a CDS encoding metallophosphoesterase: MTIINDFTIREDAFFIADSHFKENDVNLLEYFDNFPPQRQIILMGDIFHFLIGSVHSSCVANRGLIEKIAKLTFSNEIIIIEGNHDFGLDSVWRGYDYNAKNLRIYAYCMQPLIIKGSNETIYILAHGDLWINKNYDSYRKFIAKPYVLFIFRLLDTLSCGIIYKAIAARINQKLIAEFSFFRTDFLHFMSERIVKYKSHVIQKLINDGFATGITKFCIIEGHYHLGQHVKEENVFYNALQSCYFHKDYLSFKQGSLFIEVAYGTEKSISDKNILQ, encoded by the coding sequence ATGACAATTATTAATGATTTTACAATTAGAGAAGATGCCTTTTTTATAGCAGATTCACACTTTAAAGAAAATGATGTGAATCTTTTAGAATATTTTGATAATTTTCCCCCGCAACGACAGATTATTTTAATGGGTGATATATTTCATTTTCTTATCGGCAGTGTTCATAGTAGTTGCGTTGCAAATAGGGGGCTTATAGAAAAGATTGCCAAGCTAACTTTTAGCAATGAGATTATAATAATAGAGGGAAATCATGATTTTGGATTAGATTCTGTATGGAGGGGTTATGATTATAATGCTAAGAATCTAAGGATTTATGCCTATTGCATGCAGCCGCTTATCATAAAAGGCAGCAATGAGACAATATATATATTAGCCCATGGTGATTTATGGATTAATAAAAATTATGATTCTTATCGTAAGTTTATTGCTAAACCTTATGTCTTATTTATTTTTCGGTTACTTGATACACTAAGTTGTGGTATAATTTACAAAGCAATTGCAGCTCGTATAAATCAAAAACTGATTGCAGAATTTTCATTTTTTCGCACTGATTTTCTACATTTTATGTCTGAAAGGATTGTAAAATATAAATCTCATGTTATTCAGAAACTAATTAATGATGGATTTGCCACAGGTATTACAAAGTTTTGTATTATAGAGGGACATTATCATTTAGGACAACATGTAAAGGAAGAAAATGTTTTTTATAACGCATTGCAATCGTGTTATTTTCACAAAGATTATCTTAGTTTTAAACAGGGCAGCTTGTTTATAGAGGTGGCGTATGGAACAGAAAAAAGCATATCAGACAAAAATATCCTCCAATGA
- the thiS gene encoding sulfur carrier protein ThiS: protein MQISINGEHQNIADNITITQLLEQLEVEDKIVAISLNANVVKKDTWTQVYLKEHDKLELLQFMSGG from the coding sequence ATGCAAATTTCTATTAATGGCGAACATCAAAATATAGCGGATAACATCACAATCACACAACTTTTAGAGCAATTAGAAGTAGAAGATAAAATCGTCGCAATTTCTCTAAATGCAAATGTAGTAAAAAAAGACACATGGACACAAGTGTATTTGAAAGAACATGATAAGTTAGAGCTTTTGCAATTTATGAGTGGTGGTTGA
- a CDS encoding lysozyme inhibitor LprI family protein produces the protein MGVFIRLFKVSTKAKILMPLAFMAFMAFADSESLQKLFKEYNVSKDKQEYIKKQCDRANFDFNPKNKQEQIYLFETTQIDCWVQNLGEVLGSTQGILASLNYGYDEYDKLLNKYYKLYRAEVKKQNKTTPTGAFSHEPNIQSIKNGQDTLLEEQRAWLKLRDSYEAYTKAHHAHIYDINGGGTIYSIEASNARLGFLKMRLNELFSRYLMMITDGGIGFDSMFGCNVDGDI, from the coding sequence ATGGGCGTTTTTATAAGATTATTTAAGGTTAGCACAAAGGCTAAGATTCTAATGCCTTTGGCGTTTATGGCGTTTATGGCGTTTGCTGATAGTGAGAGTTTGCAAAAGTTGTTTAAGGAATACAATGTAAGCAAAGACAAGCAAGAGTATATCAAAAAGCAATGCGATAGGGCTAATTTTGACTTCAATCCTAAAAATAAGCAAGAGCAAATCTATCTCTTTGAAACAACGCAAATTGATTGTTGGGTGCAAAACTTAGGCGAAGTGCTAGGCTCAACACAAGGCATTCTAGCTTCACTTAATTATGGCTATGATGAGTATGACAAGCTTTTAAACAAATACTACAAACTCTACCGCGCTGAAGTAAAAAAGCAAAACAAAACCACACCAACAGGGGCTTTCTCTCACGAGCCCAATATCCAAAGTATAAAAAATGGGCAAGACACACTGCTAGAAGAGCAAAGAGCGTGGCTTAAGCTCCGCGATAGCTATGAAGCATACACAAAGGCACACCACGCACATATTTATGACATAAATGGCGGTGGCACGATATATAGCATTGAAGCAAGTAATGCAAGGCTAGGATTCTTAAAAATGCGCTTAAATGAGCTATTTTCACGCTATTTGATGATGATAACAGATGGTGGCATAGGGTTTGATAGTATGTTTGGATGTAATGTAGATGGGGATATATAG
- a CDS encoding HNH endonuclease produces the protein MKNNGSQLDLIMEFFKANPKRDIKHPEVVDWVVKEWQKRTGKVFRDPDRGIRSLHQKGYLQKIAKGVYHYDPDSINLRQDLEDFSQALKKQILERDNYKCVICGMGKKEGVELHIDHIKPKDLGGKAVLENGQTLCSRHNFLKKNLKQTETGKKMFIQMLESAKDSGESELVAFLEEVLSIYEKHNINGHIVWKKSSGI, from the coding sequence ATGAAAAATAATGGCTCTCAACTTGATTTAATAATGGAATTTTTTAAGGCAAATCCAAAACGAGATATTAAACACCCTGAAGTGGTGGATTGGGTTGTTAAAGAATGGCAAAAACGCACAGGGAAAGTTTTTAGAGACCCAGATAGAGGTATTAGAAGTTTGCACCAAAAAGGCTATTTGCAAAAGATTGCAAAGGGAGTTTATCACTATGACCCAGATTCTATCAATTTAAGGCAAGATTTAGAGGATTTTAGTCAAGCTTTAAAAAAGCAAATTTTAGAGCGAGATAATTATAAATGTGTGATATGTGGAATGGGTAAAAAAGAAGGAGTTGAGCTTCATATAGACCATATAAAACCAAAGGATTTAGGTGGAAAAGCGGTTTTAGAAAATGGGCAAACTCTATGTAGTAGACATAATTTTTTAAAGAAAAATCTAAAGCAAACTGAAACGGGCAAAAAGATGTTTATCCAAATGTTAGAATCTGCAAAAGATTCTGGTGAGAGTGAGCTTGTGGCATTTTTAGAAGAGGTTTTAAGCATTTATGAAAAGCATAATATCAATGGGCATATAGTATGGAAAAAGTCAAGTGGTATATAA
- a CDS encoding DNA-methyltransferase, giving the protein MTIPLHNTSFSYKNTTLFNHTCLDKTILQENSLDLIITSPPYNVGIEYNSNEDSNSYESYLEFSQKWIENCYFWAKDGARFCLNIPLDKNKGGSQSVGADLTTLAKQIGWKYHSTIIWNEGNISRRTAWGSWLSASAPYVIAPVELILVLYKGAWKKKYKGESDISKEEFMAWTNGLWSFNGESKKRIGHPAPFPRELPKRCIKLFSYVGDVVFDPFCGSGTTMIESYLNNRQFIGIELDREYCELSKKRFLETIQKERGIFDEK; this is encoded by the coding sequence ATGACAATACCATTACACAATACATCTTTTAGCTACAAAAACACAACATTATTCAATCATACTTGCCTTGATAAAACGATTTTGCAAGAAAACTCGCTTGATTTAATCATCACTTCCCCACCTTATAATGTAGGTATTGAATACAACTCCAATGAAGATTCTAACTCTTATGAAAGCTATTTAGAATTCTCTCAAAAATGGATAGAAAATTGCTATTTTTGGGCAAAAGATGGGGCAAGATTCTGTCTTAATATCCCACTTGATAAAAATAAAGGCGGAAGTCAAAGCGTGGGGGCGGATTTAACCACTTTAGCAAAGCAAATTGGCTGGAAATATCATAGCACGATTATTTGGAATGAGGGTAATATCTCACGCCGCACAGCTTGGGGGAGTTGGCTTAGTGCATCTGCTCCTTATGTTATCGCACCTGTGGAGCTTATACTTGTGCTTTATAAAGGGGCTTGGAAGAAAAAGTATAAAGGAGAGAGTGATATAAGCAAGGAAGAGTTTATGGCTTGGACGAATGGATTATGGAGCTTTAACGGGGAGTCTAAAAAACGCATAGGACACCCAGCCCCTTTTCCTAGAGAGTTGCCGAAGCGGTGCATTAAGCTATTTTCTTATGTAGGTGATGTGGTGTTTGATCCATTTTGTGGCAGTGGCACAACAATGATAGAATCTTATCTTAACAATCGGCAGTTTATAGGCATTGAACTAGATAGGGAATATTGCGAACTAAGCAAAAAACGATTTTTAGAAACAATCCAAAAAGAAAGGGGAATTTTTGATGAAAAATAA
- a CDS encoding PLP-dependent cysteine synthase family protein, which produces MFFHSSLELIGNTPLVELSRIAIPNNNRIFAKLESYNPAGGVKDRVALHILQKAKKQGKLHKDSVVIEATAGNTGLGIAFVCLHFNIKAILVVPDKFSIEKQILMRALGAEVINTPKELGIQGAIDKAKELLDSTPHSFSLHQFENPLNPEAHYLTTAKEIYADMQGVRDSNIRDFGGNIETCETSLEKSSGNPCGSICEEKSWFLRNTGLTSSAPSEQTRSLLNINDAVCERRIHDFNRVQTKSNPYYAKDNAQKQKPIFDYFVAGAGSGGSFSGIAKYLKEQDCRIKAVLCDPIGSVIGGGQESCANIEGIGNNFIPKTMDTSLIDLVQKISDEEAYQGLKILAREEGILAGISSGACLQACLKLAQEVENKFIVTLFADDLSRYLSKNLV; this is translated from the coding sequence ATGTTTTTTCACTCAAGCCTTGAACTTATCGGTAATACGCCACTTGTGGAGCTTTCACGCATAGCCATTCCAAATAATAATCGCATTTTTGCTAAACTTGAATCCTACAACCCCGCTGGTGGCGTGAAAGATCGCGTAGCCTTGCATATTTTGCAAAAGGCAAAAAAGCAGGGTAAGCTACATAAAGATTCTGTGGTGATAGAAGCAACCGCAGGAAACACGGGGCTAGGCATTGCCTTTGTATGTTTGCATTTTAATATCAAGGCGATTTTAGTCGTGCCGGATAAATTTTCCATTGAAAAGCAGATTCTAATGCGAGCTTTAGGGGCAGAAGTGATTAACACGCCAAAAGAGCTAGGCATACAAGGTGCGATTGATAAAGCTAAAGAACTGCTAGATTCTACTCCGCATTCTTTTAGCCTACATCAGTTTGAAAATCCGCTTAATCCTGAAGCACATTATCTTACTACTGCAAAAGAGATTTATGCGGATATGCAGGGGGTGCGGGATTCTAATATACGAGATTTTGGGGGGAATATAGAAACTTGCGAAACTAGTCTAGAGAAGTCAAGTGGCAATCCGTGCGGCAGTATTTGCGAGGAAAAATCGTGGTTTTTGCGTAATACGGGTTTGACTTCGTCTGCACCAAGCGAACAAACAAGGAGTTTATTAAACATAAATGACGCAGTTTGTGAGCGTAGAATCCACGATTTTAACCGCGTGCAGACAAAGTCAAACCCGTATTACGCAAAAGACAACGCACAAAAGCAAAAGCCAATTTTTGATTACTTTGTGGCAGGTGCTGGGAGTGGCGGCTCTTTCAGTGGGATAGCAAAATACCTAAAAGAGCAGGATTGCCGAATCAAAGCTGTGCTATGTGATCCTATTGGTTCAGTCATTGGCGGAGGACAAGAGAGCTGTGCGAATATTGAGGGCATTGGCAATAACTTTATCCCAAAGACTATGGATACAAGCCTTATAGATTTGGTGCAAAAAATTAGCGATGAAGAAGCGTATCAAGGGCTAAAGATCTTAGCTAGAGAGGAGGGAATCTTGGCTGGAATCTCATCAGGGGCGTGTTTGCAAGCGTGTTTAAAACTCGCCCAAGAAGTAGAAAACAAATTCATTGTAACGCTCTTTGCCGATGATTTAAGCAGGTATTTGAGTAAGAATCTTGTGTAG